From Fusarium musae strain F31 chromosome 8, whole genome shotgun sequence:
TCAGACCGAAGCCAACGTTGGGGCTGAGTGATAGAGATAGGCTATCGCAAGAGTATTCATCCTAGCTAAGGAGTTGCTGCAGAGAACCATTATGCTGATTCTTTTCTCCATGGTGCAATGGGACTGGGACTGCGATAGAATTGAGAGTTTAAGAGAGGCTTCGGTCCCAAAAGAAAGGGAACAAAGACAAATCAACAAATATGGATCACCAATGCTCAGCGACAGTTTGCAAATAAGGACTGAATCGTAGAAAGGGATTTATGATGAATACAACCAGAAATTGAGGGCTTGAAAGAGGTTTATCTAGTTAAGTAACTATTAGGAACTTTAACATTAGGCCTTGTTGTCAAGAATTAGCTCAATAGGGACGCCTCCAGGCAAATCCTCCATGTTGTAGGGTAGAGGTGTCACCCAATATACCGCCCATTCGCCATTGCCTTCTGGGTCTTTCCATGCGATCCAGTGTCCATCATTTACGTCCTCATCGGCGATTCTCAAAGTCTGGCCCCCTGTTCCATCACCAAGAGGTTTCATCGAAAAGTCATGATAGATCATTGAACCAATGCCAAATGGTCTAGTTTCAGGGGAAGTCCGCAGCTCGTACGGCCCTCGGCCGCTTGGGCCGATGACAGACAGAATGTCTGACATGAAATCATCCTTGAGGACGAGTGTTGTTTCGTTTGTTTTGCATTGTAGGCCAAAAGTCAAGCCCCCGGCGCCGGTAGGAGCCAGAATTAGATTCTTGTCTAAGTTATGCGCGACATGCATGCCATTCACCTCAGTGAGGCCGCTATAGCGTGTCAGTATGTTTCAGACAACTCAAAGACAAAAACAAAGTTACAAGACACAACGAACCTTGAAGCTCGGATACCATATGCTTCGGAGATACTCATCGTGCTGTTGCAAATTATCGAGGGCAAGGAGGATCTTTCCCGTATGTGTTTATTCGTGTTCTTTACCCTTGTGCCCCTGGGCCAGAGGTCTCTTTTCACCTCAACCTTATCGCTGCCGTTTGCAAATTATCAAGTAAAGGACAACTTGTACGAAGTAACAAGACTCGGCGTCGGCCCGGGTTCGCGGTTTGGCCGAGAGCCGACGGCATCATTCGTTGGTGCTAGCTCCACGGCATATGACTCGTGGTTGAAGATTCACTGGCCAAGGAATGGCTTTGGCGTATTTGATTGGTGGCTCAAATGGGCCTATGACATATTTTTAGCACCATTATTACTCATAACGGAAGAACCCATACGAAGGGGCGGAGACGCCACCACGGACGCGTGTATCGCCTATTTACTAACCACAAGCAAGCGATGCCATGGACCAGGACAACAACCGTAGAATCTATCGACCATTAGTATCGCGTGATAAGGCACCCGTGTTTGCACCGCCACCGAGGGTGGATATCCCAAAGCGGAAAGTGACTAGTGTTGCATGCGAGTCTTGCCGTCGTCGGAAGATAAATATTGCATCTAGTATCTTTGCAGAATAGTCAGCCGCTAAGCAAAATCCAGTGCAATGGCCTCCGGCCCAAATGTTTGGCATGCACCAATCGTCGAGCGGAATGTGTGTACCTGGCCAAGCCTACAGAGACACGCGTTTCGGCCATCAAGA
This genomic window contains:
- a CDS encoding hypothetical protein (EggNog:ENOG41), with the protein product MSISEAYGIRASSGLTEVNGMHVAHNLDKNLILAPTGAGGLTFGLQCKTNETTLVLKDDFMSDILSVIGPSGRGPYELRTSPETRPFGIGSMIYHDFSMKPLGDGTGGQTLRIADEDVNDGHWIAWKDPEGNGEWAVYWVTPLPYNMEDLPGGVPIELILDNKA